The genome window ATATTAAAATCCAAGTAAATCAGTATGTTTATACACATTTTAATCTTATAAAAAAGATTTGTCAATAGTTTTTTCATGCATTTGCCATTTCGACGCTTATGTGTATGGTATAATATATGAGAAAACTAAAACGAAAAGAGTAAAGGAGGGGATACAACATGATCTTAGTAACAGGAGGAGCAGGTTACATAGGCTCTCATACGGTTAGAAGATTAAGAAAAAAGGGCTATGATGTGGTAGTATATGATAACCTTTCAAAAGGCCACAGGTGGGCGGTAAAGGATGCGGAACTGGTAGTCGGGGATATTTTAGATTATGCCAGGGTGTGTGAAGTAATAAAAAAATATGGGATAGATTCGGTAATACACTTTGCGGCGCACAGCCTTGTGGGGGAATCAATGCAAGATCCGCAGATGTACTACGTAAATAATGTATCAGGTACGATTTCTTTGCTAAGAGCGATGATAAACTGTGGGATAAAAAAGATTGTATTTTCGTCTACTGCTGCGGTATACGGAGAACCTGAAGAGGTACCCATAAAAGAAGATAGCCGGCTAAATCCCACCAATGTATACGGCAGGACCAAATTGATGATAGAAAACATACTGAGAGATTACGACATGGCATATGGGCTTAAGTATGTAGCGCTGAGATACTTCAATGCAGCAGGTGCTGACGATAAAGGCGACATAGGAGAAGATCACACCCCAGAGACCCATCTTATACCACTGGTATTAAAGGCAGCTAAGGGCGAAAGGGAAGATATAAAGATCTTTGGGACTGATTATAATACGCCTGATGGCACATGCATAAGGGATTACATACACGTAAATGA of Caldanaerobius fijiensis DSM 17918 contains these proteins:
- the galE gene encoding UDP-glucose 4-epimerase GalE, which translates into the protein MILVTGGAGYIGSHTVRRLRKKGYDVVVYDNLSKGHRWAVKDAELVVGDILDYARVCEVIKKYGIDSVIHFAAHSLVGESMQDPQMYYVNNVSGTISLLRAMINCGIKKIVFSSTAAVYGEPEEVPIKEDSRLNPTNVYGRTKLMIENILRDYDMAYGLKYVALRYFNAAGADDKGDIGEDHTPETHLIPLVLKAAKGEREDIKIFGTDYNTPDGTCIRDYIHVNDLADAHVLALESLREGRSNVYNLGNGSGFSVKQVIEVAEKVTGKSIKKVESDRRPGDPAVLIASSEKIRRELGWKPVYTDLEKIIQTAWNWELNKGVNM